From Aedes albopictus strain Foshan chromosome 1, AalbF5, whole genome shotgun sequence, one genomic window encodes:
- the LOC115260662 gene encoding transposon TX1 uncharacterized 149 kDa protein isoform X1, with product MELLCCSQETRKFYQKLNASRNGFVPRAEICRDKDGGLLTDGREVIERWKQHFDQHLNGVENVGTGAHGNGRNDDASAAEDGNEPTPTLREVKDAIHQLKTNKAAGKDGIAAELIKMGPEKLATCLHRLIVRIWETEQLPEEWKEGVICPIHKKGDHLECENFRAITILNAACKVLSQIIFRRLSPKTNEFVGSYQAGFIDGRSTTDQIFIVRQILQKCREYQVPTHHLFIDFKAAYDSIDRAELWRIMDENGFPGKLTRLIKATMDGVQNCIRVSGELSSSFVSRRGLRQGDGLSCLLFIIALEGVMRRAGLNSRGTIFTKSGQFVCFADDMDIIARTFGTVAELYTRPSLFLQKLEMLKVQYCKTIVLAKKPS from the coding sequence atggaactgctgtgctgttcccaagaaacacggaagttctatcagaagctcaacgcatcccgcaacggcttcgtgccgcgagccgaaatatgcagggataaagacggaggcctcttgacggacggacgtgaggtgatcgaaaggtggaagcagcacttcgatcagcacctgaacggcgtggagaacgtaggcacgggagcccacggcaacggaaggaacgacgacgccagtgcagcggaggacggaaatgaaccaactcccacgctgagggaagttaaggatgccattcaccagctcaaaaccaacaaagcagctggtaaggatggtatcgcagctgaactcatcaagatgggcccagaaaagttggccacctgtctgcatcggctgatagtcaggatctgggaaaccgaacagctaccggaggagtggaaggaaggggtaatctgccccattcacaagaaaggcgaccatttggaatgtgagaacttcagggcgatcactattttgaatgctgcctgcaaagtgctatcccagatcatcttccgtcgtctgtcacctaaaacaaatgagttcgtgggaagttatcaagccggcttcatcgacggccggtcgacaacggaccagatctttatcgtacggcaaatcctccagaaatgccgtgaataccaggtcccaacgcaccacctgttcatcgacttcaaagcggcatacgatagtatcgaccgcgcagagctatggagaatcatggacgaaaacggctttcctgggaagctgactagactgattaaagcaacgatggacggtgtgcaaaactgcataagagtttcgggtgaactatccagttcattcgtatctcgtcggggactgcgacaaggtgacggactctcatgtctactcttcatcatcgcgctggaaggtgtgatgcgacgagccgggctcaacagccggggaacgattttcacaaaatccggtcaatttgtgtgctttgcggacgacatggacattatcgctagaacatttggaacggtggcagaactgtacactaggccgtccctatttttgcaaaagttggaaatgttaaaagttcaatattgcaaaacgatcgttttagccaaAAAACCATCATGA